The Marinitoga hydrogenitolerans DSM 16785 genome window below encodes:
- a CDS encoding thioredoxin family protein — protein MKAYYFANKTCRTCKGLWPKVEKLMKENKIELEYIDVEEKPEISGQMLVFSVPTLVFIDEDNKEINRFYRNFGMQEIQAFIDRYLSIMNS, from the coding sequence GTGAAAGCATATTATTTTGCTAATAAGACTTGTAGAACTTGCAAAGGTTTATGGCCTAAAGTAGAAAAATTGATGAAAGAAAATAAAATCGAATTAGAGTATATTGACGTTGAAGAAAAGCCGGAAATTTCAGGACAAATGTTAGTTTTTTCTGTCCCCACATTGGTTTTTATTGATGAAGATAATAAAGAAATTAACAGATTTTACAGAAATTTTGGCATGCAAGAAATTCAGGCTTTTATTGATAGATATTTATCTATAATGAATTCGTAG
- a CDS encoding HD domain-containing phosphohydrolase, which translates to MKILSMHKITLMTMIIILLSFSISFIIISSFLKQNEQVDKLYENIKLTVEVINDVVKNDFENEIINYYFSEFKPSFISKIENPPFENSVFIKNIFNLNIYFSGIKNNFLYIKIRYKNDNKYIKFKLDNFFDTHFSKLNLDFNFYITDTNNNFIYGNKPLYDKYKNIIYYNKLYKIKNIYKSSFDFFNLGNKKILKFHAFFKPNIFDFPINYLKSILYSLIASLVIVFVYHFFLFKFIMDKFNLNKKLLKSINLNSVIEKDDDFEIIETAIPEFNELYRLFFEKINLLKIPLKNTLLENRTLKYNLNRTEKENLAIITFLTSFKNYLYGKNNLNTFEITLKRITEELPFDSELLKQNLNNLFNNLSIKILEIDNIKNNYYSQLETLFSIIGTISEIKEYNFIHNTLISEISLFFGKKLNLNEFLLNSIYYGAKIHDIGKIYIPEYIFLKKEKLDEKEWDIIKKHPKYGLTLLKDLKQYPFSTIGKIVVSHHEKWDGSGYPYGLSEEEIPLEGRIVAIADTLVSLISQKVYRNAYSFEEAIEIIKSESNKSFDPELVDILLKNKLEIIDIIQNK; encoded by the coding sequence ATGAAGATATTATCAATGCATAAAATAACTTTAATGACTATGATTATAATTCTATTATCTTTTTCTATATCATTCATTATCATATCATCTTTTTTAAAACAAAACGAACAAGTTGATAAACTTTATGAAAATATAAAATTAACAGTTGAAGTTATTAATGATGTTGTAAAAAATGATTTTGAAAATGAAATAATCAATTACTATTTTTCAGAATTTAAACCTTCTTTTATTTCTAAAATCGAAAATCCTCCTTTTGAAAACTCTGTTTTTATAAAAAATATTTTTAATTTAAATATATATTTTTCAGGAATTAAAAATAATTTCTTATATATAAAAATTAGATATAAAAATGATAATAAATATATAAAATTTAAATTGGATAATTTTTTTGATACCCATTTTTCAAAACTAAATCTTGATTTTAATTTTTACATTACAGATACTAACAATAATTTCATTTATGGAAATAAACCTTTGTACGATAAATATAAGAATATAATTTATTACAATAAATTATATAAAATAAAAAATATTTATAAAAGTTCATTTGACTTTTTTAATTTAGGAAACAAAAAAATTCTTAAATTTCATGCGTTTTTCAAACCAAATATTTTTGATTTCCCAATAAATTATCTTAAATCAATTTTATATTCTCTAATTGCTTCTCTAGTTATTGTTTTTGTTTATCATTTTTTTCTTTTTAAATTTATAATGGATAAATTTAATTTAAACAAAAAACTTTTAAAAAGCATTAACTTAAATTCTGTTATTGAAAAAGATGATGACTTTGAAATAATTGAAACAGCTATTCCAGAATTCAATGAACTCTATAGACTTTTTTTTGAAAAAATTAATTTATTAAAAATTCCACTTAAAAATACTTTATTAGAAAATAGAACATTAAAATATAATCTGAATAGAACAGAAAAAGAAAATCTAGCTATTATTACTTTTTTAACTTCCTTCAAGAATTATTTATATGGAAAAAATAACCTTAATACATTTGAAATAACTTTAAAAAGAATAACAGAAGAACTTCCTTTTGATTCAGAATTATTAAAACAAAACTTAAATAATTTGTTCAACAATTTAAGTATTAAGATATTGGAGATAGATAATATCAAAAATAACTATTATTCACAACTTGAAACTTTGTTTAGCATTATTGGTACAATATCTGAAATAAAAGAATATAATTTTATTCACAATACATTAATAAGCGAAATTTCTTTATTCTTTGGAAAAAAATTAAATTTAAATGAGTTTTTATTAAATAGTATATATTATGGAGCAAAAATTCATGATATCGGAAAAATATATATTCCAGAATATATATTTTTAAAAAAAGAAAAGCTTGATGAAAAAGAATGGGACATAATAAAAAAACATCCAAAATATGGCCTTACATTATTAAAAGATTTAAAACAATATCCTTTTTCAACTATTGGAAAAATTGTTGTCTCTCACCACGAAAAATGGGATGGAAGCGGCTATCCTTACGGACTGTCTGAAGAAGAAATCCCTTTAGAAGGTAGAATAGTAGCAATTGCTGATACATTAGTTAGTTTAATTTCTCAAAAAGTATATAGAAACGCATATTCATTTGAAGAAGCTATAGAAATCATAAAATCTGAATCTAATAAAAGTTTTGATCCGGAACTAGTTGATATTCTTTTGAAAAACAAATTAGAAATTATAGATATAATCCAAAATAAATAG
- a CDS encoding LiaF transmembrane domain-containing protein: MRYIIGLFFVAIGILFIVQGFNLDLLFRISINFSKFWPFILIMIGISILSKNIKWLKFINLAVAVLFFALLFFWNYNITFESFSTENFNYDNYKKTDIKILPDSEIIDILFDLPVTNLDISTDENSEIISGYYYGFQKLNIVKEDGKIKFRNSISTFGRNKYKIYLKLPLKYIYNISINSAVANIDLKQNLNIIRRFQINAGVSRITGNINGFKEKMFFDVDSAVAKITFILPEDSTYYLNYDSGIKKIYIDNKLIKDSEGKFYGNIDAGVLTIDLNTK; the protein is encoded by the coding sequence ATGAGATATATAATAGGCCTTTTTTTTGTTGCGATTGGAATTTTATTTATTGTTCAAGGGTTTAATCTGGATTTATTATTTAGAATATCTATAAATTTTTCAAAATTTTGGCCTTTTATACTAATAATGATAGGAATATCCATTTTATCTAAAAATATAAAATGGCTTAAATTTATTAATTTAGCAGTAGCAGTACTTTTTTTTGCATTGTTATTTTTTTGGAATTATAATATAACCTTCGAAAGTTTTTCAACAGAAAATTTTAATTATGATAATTACAAAAAAACAGATATAAAAATATTGCCTGATTCTGAAATTATTGATATCCTATTTGATCTACCTGTTACAAATCTCGATATTTCGACAGACGAAAATTCTGAAATAATATCCGGATATTATTATGGTTTTCAGAAATTAAATATAGTAAAAGAAGATGGGAAAATTAAGTTTAGAAATAGTATTTCAACGTTTGGTAGAAATAAATATAAGATATATTTAAAATTGCCCTTAAAGTACATTTATAATATTTCTATAAATAGTGCTGTTGCAAATATTGATTTAAAACAAAATTTAAATATTATTAGAAGGTTTCAAATAAATGCAGGTGTTAGTAGAATTACTGGAAATATTAATGGATTTAAAGAGAAAATGTTCTTTGATGTAGACAGCGCTGTTGCAAAAATAACTTTTATATTACCTGAAGATTCAACATATTACCTTAATTATGATAGTGGAATAAAAAAGATTTATATTGATAATAAACTTATTAAAGATAGTGAAGGGAAGTTTTATGGAAATATTGATGCAGGCGTGTTAACAATAGATCTTAATACAAAGTAG
- a CDS encoding LiaI-LiaF-like domain-containing protein: MRKNIYGGIILIFLGGYLIISNIFNINFSWNFIWPIFILIPGLKFEYEYFKYKKNPGILIPGGILTIIGILFYLCAFLGYEILNVLWPTFILAPGIGMLQMFLVTKRKGLLPPVIILNGLAIIFFVEEFVNVDIWNYVIGFGFILLGFNFLVGRRNKNE; the protein is encoded by the coding sequence ATGAGAAAAAATATTTATGGTGGAATTATATTAATTTTTTTAGGAGGATATCTAATTATATCTAACATTTTTAATATTAATTTTTCCTGGAATTTTATATGGCCAATTTTTATATTAATTCCAGGTTTAAAATTTGAATATGAATATTTTAAATATAAGAAAAATCCTGGAATATTAATTCCAGGGGGAATTTTAACAATAATTGGTATATTATTTTACTTATGTGCGTTTTTGGGATATGAAATACTAAATGTTTTATGGCCCACTTTTATTTTGGCTCCAGGAATTGGGATGTTGCAGATGTTTTTAGTTACTAAAAGAAAAGGACTATTACCTCCAGTTATTATTTTGAATGGATTAGCTATTATATTTTTTGTAGAAGAATTTGTTAATGTTGATATATGGAATTATGTAATAGGATTTGGTTTTATTCTTTTAGGATTCAATTTCTTAGTTGGAAGGAGAAATAAAAATGAATAA
- a CDS encoding J domain-containing protein: METLLTFIGLLVVVSIFFRFIGAIIILLFRYPLLFLFAILGIYFLFKNFRFKFYTYRTRNNPYGNYNNRSQNTNNSSQNYYDLRKKYDYYRNLFNLPENFTKEELKKKFRELTKKYHPDKCPENRKKCEEQFKKINEAYEFLSKYAK, from the coding sequence ATGGAAACTTTATTAACATTTATAGGATTATTAGTTGTTGTATCTATTTTCTTTAGGTTTATTGGAGCTATTATTATTTTATTATTTAGATACCCTTTACTATTTTTATTTGCAATTTTAGGCATATATTTTTTATTTAAAAATTTCAGATTCAAGTTTTATACATATAGAACAAGAAATAATCCCTATGGTAATTACAATAATCGTTCTCAAAACACCAATAATTCATCACAAAATTATTATGATTTAAGAAAAAAATACGATTATTATAGGAACTTATTTAATCTTCCAGAAAATTTTACTAAAGAGGAATTAAAAAAGAAATTTAGAGAACTAACAAAAAAATATCATCCTGATAAATGTCCTGAAAACAGAAAAAAATGTGAAGAACAATTTAAAAAAATTAATGAAGCATATGAATTTTTATCAAAATATGCTAAATAA
- a CDS encoding ABC transporter permease: MRKIFLLSFYQFKNDIREFDGFFWSFIFPLILFILLVSISGNISNTENIDIKDFNVGIVYEKDLIGFSKMIIENSFEHIPFKIKEIDNLDIALNKLKEKKINAVLFFPGDFSIKLNTSLLGLKKDTANINLYYIEGRSNSKITKEILNTFLEYINIEILKRIKKVEPVNVKKVSITSEKADFSYKDFVFPGILILSIMSVGFFNIPYNLLFSKEKGINKRLLITPIKGTTYSFALIISSYIMALISSVFVVVEGMLLKVSNKFFTLDFILFYFFSIIVIFSFGLLFTTISRKITTVMAVLNVVFQISMFLGGLYFPVFNVPWVIKWIVYINPITYLVEGLRRIIGFNIAPFSNMWIYLVPLFWLIISLLVFSINYKKVMGYE, from the coding sequence ATGAGAAAAATATTTTTATTATCTTTTTATCAGTTTAAAAATGACATAAGAGAATTTGATGGTTTTTTTTGGTCTTTTATATTTCCTTTGATTTTATTTATATTGTTAGTTTCTATTTCTGGTAATATATCAAATACAGAAAATATTGATATAAAAGATTTTAATGTTGGTATAGTGTATGAAAAAGATTTAATAGGATTTTCAAAAATGATTATTGAAAATAGTTTTGAACACATACCGTTTAAAATAAAAGAAATTGATAATTTAGATATAGCTTTAAATAAATTAAAAGAAAAAAAAATTAATGCAGTGTTGTTTTTTCCGGGAGATTTTTCAATTAAATTAAATACATCTTTGTTGGGTTTAAAAAAAGATACGGCAAATATTAATTTATATTATATTGAAGGAAGAAGTAATTCTAAAATTACAAAGGAGATATTAAATACATTTCTTGAATATATTAATATAGAAATTTTGAAAAGGATAAAAAAAGTTGAACCAGTTAATGTAAAGAAAGTTTCAATTACATCAGAAAAAGCAGATTTCTCTTATAAAGATTTTGTTTTTCCTGGAATTCTTATTCTTTCTATAATGTCTGTTGGATTTTTTAATATTCCGTATAATTTGCTTTTTTCAAAAGAAAAAGGTATTAATAAGAGATTATTAATAACGCCTATAAAAGGAACAACATATTCTTTTGCATTAATAATAAGTAGTTATATAATGGCTCTTATTTCGAGCGTTTTTGTGGTTGTAGAAGGGATGCTTTTAAAAGTGTCAAACAAATTTTTCACTTTAGATTTTATTTTATTTTATTTTTTTTCTATTATTGTTATATTTTCATTTGGATTGTTATTTACAACAATATCAAGAAAAATAACGACGGTAATGGCTGTTTTAAATGTAGTATTCCAAATTTCGATGTTTTTAGGTGGATTGTATTTTCCTGTATTTAATGTCCCTTGGGTAATAAAATGGATTGTGTATATAAACCCAATTACATATTTAGTAGAGGGATTGCGAAGAATAATAGGTTTTAATATAGCCCCTTTTTCGAATATGTGGATTTATTTAGTGCCGTTGTTTTGGTTGATTATTTCACTTTTGGTGTTTTCTATTAACTATAAAAAGGTGATGGGATATGAATAA
- a CDS encoding calcium/sodium antiporter — translation MILDIILIISGMVLLIKGADYLIEGSVGFSRKIGVSELFTGLTLVAFGTSAPELFVSISAALNNSAGIALGNVIGSNITNIALILGLSLMIKKSSIPKSTLIYEIPFVILISLTLLFMLLDGNNTLSNYDGFILLTYLIIFIAYMYNMAKSDKNIQEQLLEEIQETENKAISWNKIIFLVLLGITMLAIGGEITVRGASDFAKLLGLTETLIGVTIIAIGTSLPELVTSIIAAKKGTKDILIGNLIGSNAFNILVVLGITASIHPITPDRSVIFDAVYMVGVIILTEIFLLRKRKAGFWKGFILLLSYLLYIAINIMLG, via the coding sequence TTGATATTAGACATTATATTAATTATCTCAGGTATGGTTTTATTAATTAAAGGTGCAGACTACTTAATAGAAGGCTCTGTTGGATTTTCAAGAAAAATTGGTGTCTCTGAATTATTTACTGGTTTAACATTAGTGGCATTTGGTACAAGCGCTCCTGAACTTTTTGTTAGTATTAGTGCTGCTTTAAATAATTCGGCCGGAATAGCATTAGGTAATGTTATAGGCAGTAATATTACAAATATTGCTTTGATCCTAGGTTTATCATTAATGATAAAAAAAAGTTCAATTCCAAAAAGCACTTTAATCTATGAAATTCCTTTTGTAATATTAATTTCATTAACATTATTGTTTATGTTGTTAGATGGAAATAATACCCTCTCAAATTATGATGGCTTTATTTTATTAACTTATCTAATAATATTTATAGCATATATGTACAACATGGCAAAAAGTGATAAAAATATCCAGGAACAATTACTCGAAGAAATACAAGAAACAGAAAATAAAGCAATAAGTTGGAATAAAATCATTTTTCTTGTATTACTTGGAATTACAATGCTTGCTATCGGTGGTGAAATCACTGTTAGAGGAGCCTCCGATTTTGCTAAATTGCTCGGTTTAACAGAAACTTTAATTGGTGTTACTATTATTGCTATTGGAACATCTTTACCTGAACTTGTTACAAGTATTATAGCTGCCAAAAAAGGAACAAAAGATATTTTAATAGGTAATCTTATTGGTTCTAATGCTTTCAATATTTTGGTGGTCCTTGGAATTACTGCTTCAATTCACCCAATAACTCCAGATAGATCTGTTATATTTGATGCAGTATACATGGTTGGTGTTATTATATTAACAGAAATATTCTTACTTAGAAAAAGAAAAGCTGGTTTTTGGAAGGGCTTTATATTACTCTTATCTTATCTATTATATATAGCTATTAATATAATGTTAGGATGA
- a CDS encoding ABC transporter ATP-binding protein, translating to MNNVIEIKNLKKYYDNTRAVDGISFEVRKGEVFAFLGPNGAGKTTTLEIIEGLRKKDDGEVIYFGRYNSPSDFYIKERIGVQLQNSAFFDNLTVFETLNMFAGLYKKSYNVKKLIDMISLNEKRKAKVKELSGGQKQRLAIAVALVNDPEIIFLDEPTTGLDPQARRMIWEIIIELKKSGKTIVLTTHYMEEAEQLADRVHIIDHGKIIASGTVDDLIKSLKKETVIVFKTENQKLFEEKFKCIIIDNKVELETNNIEKDMLKLLEFSKINNINLEDILIRKPNLEDVFLNITGRSLRD from the coding sequence ATGAATAATGTAATTGAAATTAAAAATTTAAAAAAATATTATGATAATACAAGAGCTGTTGACGGTATATCTTTTGAAGTAAGAAAAGGAGAGGTTTTTGCTTTTTTGGGTCCTAACGGTGCAGGGAAAACAACAACACTTGAAATAATAGAAGGATTAAGAAAAAAAGATGATGGAGAAGTAATATATTTTGGACGATATAACTCACCATCAGATTTTTATATAAAAGAGAGAATTGGAGTTCAATTACAAAATAGTGCGTTTTTTGATAATCTTACAGTGTTTGAAACATTAAATATGTTTGCAGGATTATATAAAAAATCATATAATGTAAAAAAATTAATTGATATGATATCTTTAAATGAAAAGAGGAAAGCAAAAGTAAAAGAATTATCAGGTGGTCAAAAACAAAGATTGGCTATAGCTGTTGCTTTAGTTAATGATCCTGAAATAATATTTTTAGATGAACCAACAACCGGACTTGATCCTCAAGCAAGAAGAATGATTTGGGAGATTATAATAGAATTAAAAAAATCTGGTAAGACTATAGTGTTAACTACTCATTATATGGAAGAGGCAGAACAATTGGCAGATAGAGTCCATATAATAGATCATGGAAAAATAATTGCCAGTGGAACAGTTGATGATTTGATAAAGTCTTTGAAAAAAGAAACAGTAATAGTATTTAAAACTGAAAATCAGAAACTTTTTGAGGAAAAATTTAAATGTATAATTATCGATAATAAGGTTGAACTTGAAACTAACAATATTGAAAAAGATATGTTAAAGCTTTTAGAATTTTCAAAAATTAACAATATTAACTTAGAGGATATTCTAATTAGAAAGCCTAATTTAGAAGATGTTTTTTTAAATATAACTGGACGCTCTTTAAGAGACTGA
- a CDS encoding ABC transporter permease, with product MNKILFLSKYITKESLRNKAELFFNLFFPLIFLVMFGFVFNNESDNMLSIALYADHDVRYYTENLSQEYKVYELKTINKIKENIKNGNYDVGIIIKNGEIILYYDNTNINNTAFMNAIELKLKKLVMNKDYKLDYLVTKEFNISPTNIKGKYIDFLLTGVIAISLLSNGMFSVITVFGRYKKLNILKRFILLPIRPYVFVIGITLTRIIISFLSLILLSLLGKLIFSSIIQINWILYILLGITSTLGMMGFGLLFLFLFKKSETAQNAASIFFSIMLFFSGVYFPVEFLPKSLRYFSYFLPIKYIVDALRYITGIDVMNVSTFVILNIVMLLDGISLLIVASRSFLTPEN from the coding sequence ATGAATAAGATCTTATTTTTATCTAAATATATAACCAAAGAATCTTTAAGAAATAAAGCAGAATTATTTTTTAATTTGTTTTTTCCGCTTATTTTTCTTGTTATGTTTGGATTTGTATTTAATAATGAAAGTGACAATATGCTATCAATAGCATTATATGCAGATCATGATGTTAGATATTATACAGAAAATTTATCCCAAGAATACAAAGTTTATGAATTGAAAACTATAAATAAAATAAAAGAAAATATAAAAAATGGAAATTATGATGTTGGAATAATAATAAAAAACGGGGAAATAATTTTGTATTATGATAATACAAATATTAATAATACAGCATTTATGAACGCTATAGAATTAAAATTAAAAAAACTTGTTATGAATAAAGATTATAAACTAGATTATTTAGTGACCAAAGAATTTAATATTTCACCTACAAATATAAAAGGGAAATATATTGATTTTTTATTAACAGGTGTAATCGCAATATCTCTTTTATCAAATGGTATGTTTTCTGTAATAACAGTTTTTGGAAGATATAAAAAATTAAACATTTTAAAACGGTTTATATTGCTTCCTATAAGACCATATGTTTTTGTTATAGGAATAACTTTAACAAGAATAATTATTAGTTTTTTATCTTTGATATTATTAAGCTTATTAGGAAAACTTATTTTTTCATCAATAATACAAATAAATTGGATTTTATATATATTATTAGGGATTACAAGTACATTGGGAATGATGGGCTTTGGACTTTTATTTTTATTTTTATTTAAAAAAAGTGAGACTGCACAAAATGCAGCTTCAATATTTTTTTCAATAATGTTATTTTTTTCTGGTGTTTATTTTCCAGTTGAATTCCTTCCAAAATCATTAAGATATTTTTCCTATTTTTTACCAATAAAATATATAGTGGATGCATTAAGATATATAACGGGTATAGACGTGATGAATGTTAGTACCTTTGTTATATTGAATATTGTTATGCTACTTGATGGAATTTCTTTATTGATAGTCGCTTCAAGAAGTTTTTTAACACCAGAAAATTGA
- a CDS encoding PspC domain-containing protein translates to MKRDLYRSRKDKFLGGVCGGLAEYFDISSTLIRLLCLGLILVDGVGFLLYIIAWMIIPEKPANSSDNKKSYEQKDVFNKKVSERNNLIIGLIFLIFGAIFILNNFFPYILSFTVILGIFFLIIGIYLIVKGR, encoded by the coding sequence GTGAAAAGGGATTTATATCGTTCTCGAAAAGATAAATTTTTAGGTGGAGTTTGTGGTGGTTTAGCGGAATATTTTGATATTAGCTCAACACTGATTAGACTATTATGTCTGGGGTTAATTTTAGTTGATGGTGTAGGTTTCTTATTGTATATTATTGCGTGGATGATTATACCAGAAAAACCAGCTAATTCATCTGATAATAAAAAATCATATGAACAAAAAGATGTTTTCAATAAAAAAGTTAGTGAAAGAAATAATTTAATTATAGGGTTAATATTTTTAATTTTTGGAGCAATTTTTATTTTAAATAATTTTTTTCCATATATTTTATCTTTTACGGTGATTTTAGGCATATTTTTTTTAATTATTGGAATATATTTAATAGTAAAAGGGAGATGA
- the mnmG gene encoding tRNA uridine-5-carboxymethylaminomethyl(34) synthesis enzyme MnmG has product MSNYKDDLKYDVIVVGGGHAGIEAAYAAAKMGMKTLLLTINLDNVGWAPCNPAIGGPAKGVVTREIDVLGGLQAKVTDNNMINIRMLNTKKGPAVRALRAQIDKYDYSQTMKEILHSTPNLLLRYGLVKELIVEKGKIKGIITELGVKYEAKVVILTTGTFLRGRIFVGRSVFESGRMGDFPANGLSKSLVKNGIKLGRFKTGTPARILKDSIDFSKMERQDTSDEPLSFSYFSEPKVLDKEYPCWLTRTTKETHNIIKKYLMFSPLYGDVKLIESVGPRYCPSIEDKVVKFNKDSHQLFIEPEGRKTKEYYINGLSTSLPYEAQIQMVRSVPGLENAIIVRPAYAVEYDFAYPDQLQHSLESKIIEGLFFAGQINGTSGYEEAAGQGLIAGINAALKIRGEEPFILSRAESYMGVLIDDLIIKGTNEPYRLLTSRAEYRLLLRHDNAHLRLTKYGYKYGLIPKEFYEKVIILEKKTYEEVERLKKVKIKPNNKINEIIVNKGTTPIKNGMSLYDLLKRPQILYKDIKEFDTKPIVDSELLEQVEISIKYGGYIKRMMEDVERMQRLEKEKIPKNIDYSKVPNLAFEAVEKLSKIKPKSIGQAMRIPGITPADIMNLTMYLKTK; this is encoded by the coding sequence GTGAGTAATTATAAAGATGACTTGAAATATGATGTTATTGTTGTTGGTGGGGGACATGCAGGGATTGAAGCAGCTTATGCAGCTGCAAAAATGGGAATGAAGACCTTATTGCTTACAATAAATTTAGATAATGTTGGTTGGGCTCCATGTAACCCTGCTATTGGTGGCCCTGCTAAAGGTGTTGTTACAAGGGAAATTGATGTTCTTGGTGGACTTCAAGCTAAAGTAACGGATAATAATATGATAAATATAAGAATGTTAAACACAAAAAAAGGACCTGCTGTAAGGGCGTTAAGAGCGCAAATAGATAAGTATGATTATTCCCAAACAATGAAAGAAATTTTGCATTCAACACCAAATCTACTATTAAGATATGGACTTGTAAAAGAATTAATTGTAGAAAAAGGCAAAATTAAGGGAATTATTACAGAACTTGGTGTGAAATACGAAGCCAAGGTAGTAATTTTAACAACAGGAACATTTTTAAGAGGTAGAATTTTTGTTGGAAGAAGTGTTTTTGAATCTGGAAGAATGGGGGATTTTCCTGCGAATGGACTTAGTAAATCATTAGTTAAAAATGGAATAAAGCTAGGGAGATTTAAAACAGGAACACCAGCAAGAATTTTGAAAGATAGTATAGATTTTTCAAAGATGGAAAGACAGGATACTTCTGATGAACCATTATCTTTTTCGTATTTTTCTGAACCTAAGGTTTTAGACAAAGAATATCCATGCTGGTTAACAAGAACAACAAAAGAAACGCATAATATTATAAAAAAATATTTAATGTTTTCTCCATTATATGGAGATGTAAAATTAATAGAAAGTGTTGGACCGAGATATTGTCCCTCAATAGAAGATAAGGTTGTTAAATTTAATAAGGATTCACATCAATTATTTATTGAACCAGAAGGAAGAAAAACAAAGGAATATTATATTAATGGATTAAGTACGAGCCTTCCATATGAAGCGCAAATACAAATGGTAAGAAGTGTTCCAGGCTTAGAAAATGCTATAATAGTAAGACCGGCTTATGCAGTTGAATATGATTTTGCCTATCCTGATCAGCTCCAACATTCTCTTGAGTCTAAAATTATAGAAGGTTTATTTTTTGCAGGTCAAATTAATGGCACAAGTGGATATGAAGAAGCTGCTGGTCAAGGACTAATAGCAGGTATTAATGCTGCATTAAAAATTCGTGGAGAAGAACCTTTTATATTATCAAGAGCAGAATCTTATATGGGAGTATTAATAGATGATTTAATAATAAAAGGAACTAATGAGCCTTATAGACTTTTAACTTCGAGAGCAGAGTATAGATTATTGTTAAGACATGACAATGCACATTTAAGATTAACAAAATATGGTTATAAATACGGATTGATACCAAAGGAATTTTATGAGAAAGTAATAATTCTTGAGAAAAAGACTTATGAAGAAGTCGAACGGTTGAAAAAAGTTAAAATTAAACCAAATAATAAGATTAACGAAATAATAGTAAATAAAGGAACAACTCCTATAAAAAACGGTATGAGTTTATATGATTTATTAAAAAGGCCGCAAATATTATATAAAGATATAAAAGAATTTGATACCAAACCAATCGTAGACTCGGAATTATTAGAGCAGGTTGAAATATCTATAAAATATGGTGGATATATAAAGAGAATGATGGAAGATGTTGAGAGAATGCAGCGGTTAGAAAAAGAAAAAATACCGAAGAATATAGATTATAGTAAAGTGCCTAATTTAGCATTTGAAGCAGTAGAAAAATTATCAAAAATAAAACCAAAATCAATAGGGCAAGCAATGAGAATTCCAGGGATTACTCCAGCTGATATAATGAATTTAACTATGTATTTAAAAACAAAATAA